CCCTGCAACAACAATCATGATCACTTATTGCAAACTAAAAAGACTGACAACAACATAAGGTGTACTTTTTATCTACCTACCTTGATTAGGATCATAAAACCGCTCAATGAGAGCAACAACAGTGCTCTTTCCAGACCCACTGCCTCCAACAACCGCTGCAGTTTTTCCAGCggggaggaagagagaaaaGTCTCGGAAAATCATGACATCCGGGCGGGAAGGATAGCTGAAGGCCACTTCCTTGAATTCTATGTTGCCATGAACTTCATCGAGGCACCTTCCATCTGCCGTGTCCTGAACTATAGTTGGCCTCTGCCTTATCACTTCCAGCAGCTTGTAGCCGGCAATCTTCCCTTTGCTGAATGCTCCAAGATTTGAAAATGATTGCCCCAGGCTCCTGCAATCAACAAATAAACACATTGATTAGGATGGTTCAAGCTGCAAAACTATTAGAAAAATAAAGAGCGATTTAGTACTGACAGGCCGCCGACGATTGCCGAGAAAATTGCAGTGAAGGCCTTCCCTCCATCTGTCTGACCATTCCGGATGAACACGCCGGCATACCAGAACACCAGTGCCCATGACATACAAGCAATTCCGTAGGTGCAGCCAATGCCAAGCCCCTTGGCCATCCCGGCCTTGTACCCCAGCTTCAGGGTGTTCTGAATCGCCTCCGAGTACGAATTCAGGGCCTTGGTCTCCCCCACATAAGAGTAGACCGTCCTCACCTGGGCGATGGCCTATGCAACAAAAAGGTGGAAACCTCGGCATGAAAAATTGCTCACAAATTTGCATAAAAAAGGAGCAAGATGTCGCCTTTCCTACATTTGAGCTTGTCACCCGAAGAACAGGTACCCAAGTACAGCATGGGTGAGAAGAGAGCTACTTCATGAAAAGGTGCAAAACGACATGGACCGAGAGATTATCCATCGAAAAGGGCTGATTGGATCTAACAAGAAAGCCTGAAAGTATCCAAAACGACATCATATTGATGCCATGGCATGTGCCCAGCTACCTCAGCTGCATTGGACTCTTTGACCGGGACGAGCTAGAGCCCACACTCCACAGCCGTTCTCTTCCCCACCCAGCCATCTTGATTTGTTGGCATGGAAAGGAGTTTCCAGAAATAGTACGTGCCCGTATCAGTGGTTGGGGAAAGGGGGATGCTACCTGCTCGGCTATGATTCCGGCATTGGCGTACGAGTCCCGGCTCTTGGAGGTGAGGCCGGTGAGCGTGTACGCGTACAGCCCGCCGGCGAAGGCGATGCCCGGGATAACGGCGATACTGAGCAGCGCCAGCCGCCAGGCCGAGACGAACCCGACGACCAGCCCGGCCAGGAACGTCGCGAGGTAGTGGATGAAGTTGCCGACCTGCACCCATTATTCCATTTCAGTCCGTCAGATCTTTGGGCACGCAGGAGACACGAGCCGCCTGAGGTGACGGGTTGGTCACCTTCTCGCCAATGGCGTCCTGGACGAGGAGCGTGTCCGTGGAGACGCTGAAGACGACGTCGCCGGTGCGCGCGTCGGTGTCGAAGAAGCCCACGTCCTGCCGCAGCACGGCCTCCAGGTAGCGCCGCCGCAGCGCGCCCACCTGGCGCTCCCCCGTGTACATCCAGCACGCGATCTCTGCGCGGAAACAGAGCACGGGGTAAGACCAGGATGTCGCAGCGCCGGCAAGAACGGGCGCGGAGGGGCCGTGCGTGCAGGTCGAGATACCCACCCAGGTACGAGGAGGCGCAGACGACGAGGCCGAGGTAGACGAAGTAGAGCGAGTACTGGAGCGCACGGACGAAGCAAAGGCGTAAGAATCAGTATTCACTCATGGCAGCAGCAGCGGCAAGAAATCAAACAGCAAGCGAAGCTGGAACGGGTACGTGCCTTGGACACCTCGTCCGTCATGCGGCGGAGGTTGTGCTGGTTCTTTCCGAAGCCGTTGACGAGCTCGccgaagaggaggaagaagacgggCATGGCGGCGCCGTGCACCACGGCGCCGGCGCTCCCGGCCGCCATGAGCAGCCAGTCCAGCGGGTCCGCGAAGCCGAACAGCTCGTGGAACGCcacgctctgctccggccgcttcTTCACCGCCTCGCACCcaccgccgctgcagctccCCGCCTCCGCCTTCCCCGCGTCCTCCGCCATTGCCGCGACGCCCTCTTCTCCGCTGGCCGGCTCTTCCCTCACGACACGAGAGGTGGCGCCCTCACCCTCACCGCCTTGGCATCGGATCTAAACACCCGCGGAGGCCGGCGTGGTAGGCTCGAGGCTCAAAAGCCggtcctcttcttcctcctcgagcAGCACCCCGCTGCCCGCCTTTGATCTTATACCGCAGGCGAGCGCCACTGCCGTCGAAGAGTGCGTGGATTATTTTGGCCGGGCACTTGGCCTGGGCTTGcttaaattaaaaaaaaaaaagcacgCTCCGTTCTTCGGGGCGAGTGAAGCAGGAGTGGCAGCGGGGTGGCAGCATAGGAGTTTGAGGTCGAGCTCGAGGGGGTCAGGTCACGCGCGGCGAGCGTAGGCTGCCGACGCGCCCCAGCGTCAGCCGGTCTCAGCGGAGCCGCGGACCGTTCGTCCGTTCCGGCGGTTTCCGGCGCGGTGCGGTGACCGCGCGGTGAGTGGAGCGGCACGTGAGAGCGGGCACCTCGCGACATTTCGGGCCTATTTGTCAGTGGCAGTAGAGTATTCACGGAACAGAACCCTCCGACATGTTGGCTTGGTGTACGCTGATGTATTGCAGCGTGTCAGGTACCGCAGCGGCCGGACGGTGGGCCCACGTGGCAGCGTCATTGGTAGGGTGCTGGGGTGCCCATGAATGCGTGTGCAGCGTTCGCGGCGGGAGCGGAACAAGTGGGTTTGGTGACTTTGTCGTATACCCGTGCATGTACGCGTACGGGAGAGTACACGTATAGCGTAGGAGCTACACGGATGCAATTGAACGAGGACACGGGTGGCTTTGTTTACAGGCggtaaaagagagagagagagaaaacacGAAAAGTTACCCGCTTCTGTTACGGCCCGCAGAGCGTGGGGACCACGCCTCGGGAGGCAGCGCAGGTGGGTCCCGCGAGCGTGGGCACCAGGTTCCAGAGCGGGTGCAACGGATTTTGTAATTCCGTGTGTTTATCATTTAGctttaaaaaaaagagagagagaaatcaTCGACGAAGAGGTATACAATCTTATACCTCATACTCGCTTCGTTCATTAAAAAAATAGCAAACCTCAAATTCATATATTTAAAAACTCATCATTCTAAATGTAAGAATGAGGGGTACATTTTTAGTACCTTCATCGGTAGAAAAAAGTTTTGATCAACATTCTAACTAGCCCGTTGAGGAGGTATGCATTTTGTGTCATATGGATCTATAGGAGAAAGATGAGTGATAGAGCAAACCAACCGTCCGGAGCATATGTGAAAGGGAAGATCATGATGTCATTAGTCGAAAATCAACAGGTTGTACATGTTTATTGCGACGTTGCTAGCTCGAACCAATGGTCTCTCCCTAGTATCATAAGTAAACCAGGTTATTACGTGATTTGTACCTTTTAGAACATATTACTTGTTAGAAATTTATGTATGTCAGCATCCCTTTTAATCCTTGTGCTGGGTAGAGTATGATCTTCAAAACCAAACACGTATTGAGTGAGACATGATGCTAGCGTTGATATGGTGGCGGTAACGGTATGAGACGACAGGCAGTATCGATGGATAATATTGTTGGAGCGTAGGAACAAGAGGATGCTCTCTCGAGGTGGAATACAATTTTATCCCATGGTCCAGTCCATTTCGTGTTTCTAAGTTTCTAACTTTATATGTTTTTAAGGATATTTTACAACGAAAAAGTACGGCTAATGGAAAACACAAAGTAGCTGGTTTTGATTTTAATAAGCACAAGCCGGATATAAAAATTTTAGTCAACTACCGGCATGTACCAGTCGCAAGATTACGATGAAGAGTTGGATACATAAAATACAATCAAGATAGACAACTCTAGCAGACCATCTAAAGAGCCTCTATCTCAAATTTAAAGGATAAAGTAAAATAAAAAAGATACACTTCAGCAGATCATCTACTAAGCCTCTATTTTAGGGAGATCTCTAAATCCTCTTATCCATCCTCTGTTCCCAGAGGGTGTCTAGGAAGCCCTCTAGTATAAATTAAAATTGAGAGTTATTACTGGAGTTGAAGTAAATTTAGAAACCTCCGCAAAATAGGGGCAATCCTCGTTTAGCATTTGGAGGTCTTTGCTGGGGTTGCTAAACGAGCGCATCGTCACGGCATGTGAGGCGGCGGGAAAAATAACCCAAGAAAACACGCCGATTCAAAACCGTCATCACGCGGGTGGTTGTCAGATCTAATCGCGCAACTCAAGTGTATTTTGTATCGTTGCGGAGCGCAGAGCGTGAAGAAAGAATTTGGATGAGTGGAGGAGAGAAAGAAGATTAGGGGCCCGGCGAAATATCAAGGTGCCACGGTGCGTGGCCGGTGGTTGGGGATCAGACTTGTCTTCTTCCTCTCGTTCTTCTTTTCGTTTTAATTAATGAACGATGGATCAGGCTTGCTTTCATCTCCCGTTGATTATATTTTCTCCTCGTCGGCGGTCAAAGAATCCTAAGAGCACGAAGCGGAGAGGGAGGGAATCAAGGGCGCGCGCCGGATCTGCCAGAGCGGCGCGCCGAGGAATTCGCGGCGTCACGGGACTCCTGTGGTGCCGGTGCGGCGGTgggggcgccggcgcggcgctgGGAGAGGCTCGCCGGTGGCCCCCGCCGGCCAGTTCCATGACTCGGTGCCCGCCAAGGCGTGATCGGGACACTGAATGCTTCAGCGTTGGTGCCGCCGTGCGTGCCTGTTTCTCAGCTCCGGACTCCATCGCCATCCCATTTCTGCTGGGACTGCCGCGCTGGGAGGTAGGATAAGGCTGTAGTACGTGCGGCATCTGCGTCCTCGACCCGGGATTGATTCGACGAGGCGGGTGTAGGCTTTTCTGATACGGTTTCGGACAGGAATCAATGCTGGGATCGCGCAACGCCATTACGAGCACCTCTCGCCGGTGCAAAATAAGCGTGGACGCGAGCCACCGTCTTTACTCTGGACTCCGGGCTGGTAGCCATGCCGGCGAGACGACGCCAGCCGCGGCGCGCGGTGTCGCGTCGACATGAATAAGTAAAGTAAATCCGCCCCGCCCGCATCGAAGATACGGACATGGGGTGCGTGTGAATGCCGAAGAAGGCGGCACATGTTTGCAGGGGAAGACGGCGGCGCATGCCGGAACAGTTCGAAATCTTTGGATCCGCTCGGGCTCGGCTGGCTTGCCGCGCTGGACGACTCGACCAGCCCGACGCGCGCCTCCTGGCTGGCCCGTCTCCAGGGCTCAGCAGCCGTACGTGCAGGTCGGGGACCATCCTGCACCTCAGCACCTGCAGGGAGGTGCGCCCCTCAACACGATGCCGCCGAAACGCGCAGCGCCGCAGCTGCCGATCGTTCGTTCATCAGCCGGCCACCGCCAGCTGACAAGTGAAACAGTAGCGGAGGGAAAGAAAAGGCGAGTGCTCGGACGGCCAAGCCGTGGCAACTAACGAACAAAGTACCGCTGTAGTAGGGTACCTAAAGGTTTTTTTTTCGAGAGACAGGTACCTAAAGTTTTTTATGCCGCTACTTACTTCCATGCCGCCACCGACAGGCATTCGTCCTACCTAAAGTTTTTACTACGTATGCCTGTCGTATACTGTACTTTGGTAGGCGCAAAAGTTACGGACGTGTTGTTCAGTCAGCCAAAGCTCGGTACTAGCTCACTACCGTAGTAGTCTGTAGGATCACGGTGTGTACGTACGACTGTACACGCACGCACGCATGTCGGAACGCAGAGCTAGCTAGGGTTCCTGTCACGTCACGCGGGCCGGGTCGCGGCGAGGATGCGGTTCGTTACGACGGGGCTGGCGCCCGGCCGCCCGATGCGGCGCCGCAACGGTTTTCCGGCGCTCGTGGGGCCGGGGGAACAGGATGGCGAGAACGGGGCGCGAGCTCGCCGCGCTGCCGCTGCCTATGCTCGCGCGCCCGGTTTTCTTTCCGTTTTCCTGTCCTGAAGCCGGCGCACCTCGCCCTCGCTCCGCGGGCCCAATCTTCGAGGCCGGCAGGAGCGCGGTAAACGCCGGCGCGTGAATCTACCGGTGGAGCCCGGCATGCACATGCTCTTTGCACGATACTGATAACGTGGCGAGGTTCCAGAGGCTGTTTGGTTTGCTACTAATTTTTACAATATCAAAATCAAGATATGCTAATAAGATTTGGCTAATTCATATAAAAAATTGGTAACTTTGACTAAAATTATAGTAACTTACTAGAAATTTTTTAAACCTTACAAAAGAAGAAGTATTAACTGGCACTAAACCAAATGAATACATAAATTTCTTGCCAATAATTTGGCAAGCCAAGATATTGCCATGATCTTTGGCAAAAATTGACATCCAATCAGACTAGATACTATATCCAAATCGCTTTTCTTCGCTTCGGCTGGCAGTTCCGAGCAACAAAATTCACAGCCCTCACCTGAGAGTGCAAGGCAAGGGCAATGTCACCGTGTGACCAGCGTAGTAGGAGGCCATGGCCAAGGACaggaaagagagcagaacaCGAACAGCGAGGCGAGCTGGCGGTCAAAGCTAGCGGCCACGTACAGAGCTGAGGACACGTCGCGTCCAACAGTGGGCGTGACTGGGACTCCGATCCCGATGAGACCAGGCGACGGGATCTGATCGCTGATGCCCATTTACCGTGCTGTCTAGCCGCGGGACGTTCGATTTTAGAGGACTAAATTTATCATTTAGTTTTAGCTTTAATTATAATCCTATCTTTTCAAAAATAATTTTATCAtttaaagtattaaataaaatttaattataaaactaattgcataacctCTGGCTAATTCGTGAGCTAATTCGTAAGATGAATCTAACGAGATATGTTAATTTATAATTAGCGGAGGGTTATTGTAGCATCATTGTtgcaaattatagattaattaggctcattaaatttatctcgcgaattaaCATCCATCTgtgaaaaaaattataaatagATTTTATGTAATATTTGTAAATATTAAGATTCTCTTTTGATATTACTGAACTAAAAGTTTAGGCGTCGATAACCAAACGGCGCTACTGGTAACTAGCTAGCCGTCGGCCCAGCATCGCGatgggaggggggggggggggatgggaATGCGGGGACGGGAAGGAATCTAGCTCCAGCGTCAGGCGCTCCTTCATGGCAAGCAAAATGGCGACCTACTCTAGCGTTGCAGCGCGGGGCGCGCCGGCCGTCGCAGTGCCGGTGCGTCGCGTTGGAACCCTAAGACCCCAGCATTGCTAGTACTCTTGACTAGTAGCCTCCGTAGCTTGCCGCGAGGTTGATCGCGTACTTGTACCGTGCCAATTCTGTCGCGGCAAGCTATAAGCGAAGTTCGTTAGAGAGAACAAGTTATTAGCGGCAAAGGGGAAACCGGTGTTTCCGTCACTGACCGCCAACGAACGCGTCGAGCCGAGGGCGAGCCGCGCGCACCGGAGACGATGCCGCCGACGGAACAATGTGAACCCTTCTGCGCTCCTCCATCCCGCCGGTCCTTGAGCCGAGTGTCGTGTCGCCACATGCATGTTACGTCGCCATCGCTACGCCGCGCGCGGCCACGCCGCCGGCGGGCTGCCGCTCCGGCCGCGGCTGGTGCCCGGCCACGAGAGGTACGAGCTGATCCATGTACTCCggcctcctccggcttggtatAAACGCCTCGTGCAGTTGTGCGCACAGGACAGGACAGAGACGACGGCGTTATTGCTCGACGATCATTTAGTAACGGCAACGGGAAGCATGAGGGGCTATTAAAACTCCCCCGCCACTGCTCCGGACATGTGCCGCGCTGAAGCTGGCGCGTGCAGGTGCTACGTGCTACTAGGACCTCAGAGGTGTCGAGTCAGAAGGACATGTCGTGTCGATGCCACGCAAGTACGAGTACTAGACTAGCTAGCCCAAAGTACACCGTACGGTGTAGGTACGTACTACCCCttatggaggaggaggagaggttgACACTGATAGAGAAACTGATAGCGAGCCAGTGACAACTGACAAGAAAGGAGCTAGCTGAGCCCGATGAGCATCTGCCGCTGCATGGATGGGGATTGGAGATGCCGAGATGGAGATGGAGCCGGGCGACGGGAAGGCATGCGCGCACGCTCGCTGATCCAGCCATGATAGCCGCCACGGGGGCTAACAACGACCGGTCAGTGACGCGACCATGGAGTCCGCGGTAGAGGGGCCCgcccggggcggggcggggggggggggggtggggggtggggAGCGCCAGCGGCCGCGTCGGGTCCGATGGAGCCTGCCCGGCGACGCCAGCTGCAGGGTCCCATGGTGGCACGGCAGGCAGGCGAGCATGGTGGCAGGCCCTCACATGTGCCGGGTCTTTGTTTGCTCCTCCTCCAGCCCTGCGCCCCGTCACGTTGGgggcgccgcgcgcgcggaTGGGCTGGCTAGCTAGCTCGGGCCAGGCGGCCAGAGCGCCCCGCCTGCCGCGCCGTACGCGCCGCGCTCCGGGCAGTGGCAGCCGCGCATGGCATGGCAGGCAGGAAGGCCGAAGCCCGAAGGCCCCCGAGCCGGCTGGCGTGTGTCAGCGCGGCGGCAGCCGGCAGGCGAGGCGAGCATGCGCCTGGACCTGGAGCCCGGAGCCTGCGCCGTGCTGCGTCTGCGTGGCGTGCGCAGGCCGCGAGCTATCTGGCCGCCGCGAGCCGCTCCGTTCACACGCACGCCCATGGCGGCCACGCACCGCGCGGGGTGGGTTCGGAAGCCGGCAGCGAGGAATGTGGTCTGTCGTcgggcgtggcgtggcgtggaACCCGTTCGAACTCGCGCGGGCTTTGTTTGAGCTGGCGGCTCAGTTCCAGAAAGATTCCGCGGTTAAAAACTccggggagggggggggggggggcacatGCGATGATGCCAAGGCTGCAGCCTGTAGTGTGTGCAGATACAATAGTGTTACGAGGACTTCCAACAAGTTGCTGCTTTCCCAAACTATTCTACTCGTCTCTGCCTCCCTGGGAGCGGTAAACGGTGCGTTCGAACCGTATCCCCTTGCACCTTCGCTCTcatttcttttttatttatttatttacacACCTCACCGGTGTCTACCTGCTGGGTTTGCCTTAAGCCTGGTTACTCTACCAGTACACTGTACATTTCTGCTTCGTTCGTTAAAGTTTTGAGAGAAGAAACCAGGAGGCGTTTGGTGGGTCTGTCCGCGCCCCGCCCCCTCCCCCGGTCCGCTTCTGCGACGCGCCCACGCGTCCGCCAGGTGGAGCAAACCGCAAAAGCACGCGGGGAATCGAGCAAGCCCATGTCTTTGTCGGGCCCGTTTCGTTCGTCTAACCACACCCGGGGCGGTGCATGCCGGCTGGGCTGACGGCGCACACATCACGTGCGCGCTCGGCCTGCCCGACCCTTGTTCTTTGTGGGCTTGCCGTGCGGCTCGCGGCCTGGTATGTGTGTCTGCGGGCGAAGCAGCCCACTCGATGGAGAATGGGGAGATCCTTGATCGTCCGTGCAATGCTGGTGGCCTTGCTTGCGCACATAGAAGCAACGCGACAAGCTTCAAAGCGCCAAGCAGACAGAGAGCGACGCTTGCCCACATACCCGTACCGGGAAAAATAAGATCCTGAGAAGTGAGAACTGGAGGTCAGTTCGCACCGCGTCGGCCTAGCCGGCTAGCCGCGCGCTTGCTCACGATTCAGAGAGTCACGTCTCCTCCTCACGCTCCTGCCTGCCATCCCGTCGACGCGCACGACCGCCTCACGAAATCGGGAGGCCGCTGGCGGTCGGGCGTCCCTCGAAACAGCATCCACGCCCGACCGCGAGAGCGCGCGGCCTCGACCGAATCCAACGCCGAATATCCATCCATCAGCTAGCGACCTGGCGTTGCTTTCAGCACCTGAGGCCTGGAAGCTCCGGCCCGCCCGGCAGCACAGCTCCCGCGCTCCCCGGCCGTCACAAAAATTCCCAACTCCTTACCGCTGCCACTTCTACCGGCACCACGCCGCGACCAAGAATCCACCGACGGGACGAGAGAGGGGAAGAATACTGAGGCGAAACCACGGGCACGAAAAAAGGCCACACGTTTTGATCGAGCGGCACAGTGAAAGGGTGTGggtgccgcggcggcggccatcggCAGCCATACGCTGGGGGCCTGGGGCTATCCGAAATCTGATCCCTCGGCCAATCGGGGCCTCACGAtcccgcgccgcgcccccggGCACCACAAACGCGGCCACCCCAATCCGCCGGCCCGTATATACGCCGTCCGCCTCGAGCGTGCTGGCTGGCATCCTCGTCAGCTTTGATCCCGCGCCCTGCTCCGCTGCTCCGTGGCCGCCATGGCGTCGCCCATGCTCTCCGCCACCACCGTCCCGCTCCAGGGCGCCGGCCTCTCCGAGTTCTCCGGGCTCAGGAGCTCCGCGTCGCTGCCGCTGCGCCGGAGCAATGCCGCCTCCGACGACTTCATGAACGCCGTCTCCTTCAGGACCCACGCGGTACGCGCGCTAGCTCCCTCCTTCGGGAACGTGTCAGCTTGATTCGCTGTCGTCGCAGCTACGGCTGGGGATCGGGGGATGAACGAACGAGCGCGCTCGCGCTCGCTTGGCTGTGCGCGCATGCAGGTCGGCACGAGCGGCGGGCCGAGGCGGGCCCCGACGGAGGCGAAGCTCAAGGTGGCGATCAACGGGTTCGGCCGCATCGGGCGCAACTTCCTGCGCTGCTGGCACGGGCGCGACGACTCGCCGCTCGACGTCATCGCCATCAACGACACCGGGGGCGTCAAGCAGGCGTCGCACCTGCTCAAGTACGACTCCACGCTCGGCATCTTCGACGCCGAGGTGAGGCCCGAGGGCGACAACGCCATCTCCGTCGACGGCAAGGTCATCAAGGTCGTGTCGGACCGCAACCCCAGCAACCTGCCCTGGGGGGAGCTCGGCGTCGACCTCGTCATCGAGGGGACGGGGGTCTTCGTCGACCGCGAGGGCGCCGGGAAGCACATCCAGGCGGGGGCCAAGAAGGTGCTCATCACCGCGCCGGGCAAGGGCGACATCCCCACCTACGTCGTCGGCGTCAATGCAGACCAGTACAACCCCGACGAGCCCATCATCAGCAACGCGTCCTGCACCACCAACTGCCTCGCGCCGTTCGTCAAGGTCCTCGACCAGAAGTTCGGTGCGTCCGCGCGTGCTCTTGTTTGCAATCCATATGATTATCAACAAGCCACCACGTTCCGCTCCGATCTACGCAGCTCATGTGACTAACTAATGGCGCAGGCATCATCAAGGGCACCATGACCACCACCCACTCCTACACCGGCGACCAGAGGCTGCTGGACGCCAGCCACCGCGacctgcgccgcgcccgcgccgccgcgctcaACATCGTGCCCACCTCCACCGGCGCGGCCAAGGCCGTCGCCCTCGTGCTCCCCAACCTCAAGGGCAAGCTCAACGGGATCGCGCTCCGGGTGCCCACCCCGAACGTCTCCGTCGTCGACCTCGTCGTGCAGGTCTCCAAGAAGACCCTCGCCGAGGAGGTCAACCAGGCGTTCCGCGACAGCGCCGCCAACGAGCTCAGCGGCGTCCTCGAGGTCTGCGACGCGCCGCTCGTGTCCGTCGACTTTAGGTGCTCCGACGTCTCCTCCACCATCGACGCCTCGCTCACCATGGTCATGGGCGACGACATGGTCAAGGTCATCGCGTGGTACGACAACGAGTGGGGATACTCCCAGAGGGTCGTCGACCTAGCTGACATCGTCGCCAACAACTGGAAGTGAAGCGTTGCGTTGTAACCCATCCTCGAATTCGAAATTTTCCCCAGGCTCTTCCCTGATGATGATTTGTAATGAGAAATCGAGGCCCCAAAACTCCCCAACAgtctcctttccttttccccctccctcttctctctGATTTTTCATTGTCGAGGGACGGATTATTATCGACTTCCGGCAAAGGAAATCGCAACGCTGTATAATGTGGATTTGTAATATATACTATCGGTTGCAAGATCCTCTTGTAGATTTCAAACATTTTGTTGAAAGACGTTCAAACATGGCAATTTCGGAACCAGATTTCTTCAGGTGTTCACCACACTTAGAAGCAGATCAATCCAACTACAGTGATCGTACAACTGAAACGTTCCAGTGCTAGCATGATATAGCCATCCGTTCAACTGACGAATAGCAGGCTGCACTTCTAGTCTTTCAACTTGGTGTGAAATGAGCCAGAAACCAACCTGCCTTAAAGTATGAATTACGATAAATCTCCAAACAGATTGGATGCGTCAATAGGAAGTAGTGAAGCATCAGTTAAAATGTGTGACCAAATGATCCATCCAACTGGTATCGACTCAATTTGTCATTTGGCAGTTGGCATTTCCCACAGACTTCATAGTTCACATGTTCGTCATCCTGGATCCTTGGTGCAGGGTGCAGTGGGCGATCAGTGATCGATCAAGAGTATATGGTACCATGTTGGACAAAAACTGTCAGACCATACAATGAAATGCAAGGTTGACATCTTTCCCTTCTCAAACATCCTGCAAAACTTAAAAGCATCATCTCCCTTACAATTTTGATAGCTTCATATCGGATATCTCAATTCAAATGCCCCAGGTTTAGGTTAAAAGACAGATTTGGTTCCACTGATCAAGCAGGATCAGTTGACTACATTCTGCTACAATTTAGCTGACAAATTCTACTGATGCCAGGGCCGTTTGTAAGACACTACTTAGTACTAGATCTAAAACAAGAAAACAGCTACTTCAAGGCCCTCCATTGAAAAGGTTCCAATCATGCACATTGAAATTCATCACAGCAACTTTGAAGATCTCAGACATCGGTAAACATCCAGCTTGTTCAGCAGGTATGGCTGGACCAGCCGCAACTGCGGCAGCACTTTCACTCAAGGGGCTGAAATAAAATCAGACAGAATAAACCAATTAGGGGGCAACAA
The sequence above is drawn from the Panicum hallii strain FIL2 chromosome 7, PHallii_v3.1, whole genome shotgun sequence genome and encodes:
- the LOC112899553 gene encoding glyceraldehyde-3-phosphate dehydrogenase A, chloroplastic; this translates as MASPMLSATTVPLQGAGLSEFSGLRSSASLPLRRSNAASDDFMNAVSFRTHAVGTSGGPRRAPTEAKLKVAINGFGRIGRNFLRCWHGRDDSPLDVIAINDTGGVKQASHLLKYDSTLGIFDAEVRPEGDNAISVDGKVIKVVSDRNPSNLPWGELGVDLVIEGTGVFVDREGAGKHIQAGAKKVLITAPGKGDIPTYVVGVNADQYNPDEPIISNASCTTNCLAPFVKVLDQKFGIIKGTMTTTHSYTGDQRLLDASHRDLRRARAAALNIVPTSTGAAKAVALVLPNLKGKLNGIALRVPTPNVSVVDLVVQVSKKTLAEEVNQAFRDSAANELSGVLEVCDAPLVSVDFRCSDVSSTIDASLTMVMGDDMVKVIAWYDNEWGYSQRVVDLADIVANNWK